A genomic window from Nosocomiicoccus massiliensis includes:
- the mraZ gene encoding division/cell wall cluster transcriptional repressor MraZ, protein MFIGEYHHNLDAKGRMIVPSKFRDELQAQFVITRGLDKCLFCYTVDDFKAIEQKTKQLPLTKRDARRFTRLFFSGAAIVDVDKQGRVNIPQHLRDYADLSKSCTVIGVSDRVEIWDTDSWNDFYSDSADNFEMIAEDLIDFDL, encoded by the coding sequence GTGTTTATTGGCGAGTATCATCATAATTTAGACGCTAAAGGACGCATGATCGTCCCGAGTAAATTTCGAGATGAATTACAAGCGCAATTTGTCATTACTCGCGGATTAGATAAATGCTTATTTTGTTATACAGTCGACGATTTTAAAGCGATTGAACAAAAGACAAAACAACTACCACTCACAAAACGTGATGCAAGACGTTTTACACGACTATTCTTTTCTGGCGCAGCGATTGTTGACGTCGATAAGCAAGGACGTGTAAACATCCCACAACATTTAAGAGACTACGCAGATTTAAGTAAATCGTGCACAGTCATCGGTGTTTCAGATCGTGTGGAGATTTGGGATACAGACAGCTGGAACGATTTTTACAGTGATTCAGCAGATAACTTTGAAATGATTGCAGAAGATTTGATTGATTTTGATTTATAA